CGTAGGGGTCGGTGACGACGTCGGTCGTCCCCGGTCGGTGGTGGGTCGCATGAGGGTCGGTGCCATCGGCGACGGAGGTCCCCGGGCGGCGGTAGACCGCAGCGGGGTCGGTGACGACGACGGAGACCCCCGGTCGACGGTGGGTCGCGTCGGCGGTGACGTCGTGCGGGACCGGCCTGTCCTGCGCCACCGCAGCCGACGGTGCCGGCGCGGTGTCCGGCTCGGCCGGGTCGCTCGCCAGCAGGGGCGCCAGCGTCTCCAGCGCGTCGGCCAGGGCGGCGCCCACCTCGGCCATGGAGCAGTCCAGCAGGGTCGCGACCTCGGCCTCGTCCCGGCCCTCGTGCAGCCGGAGCACGGTCACCGCGCGGGCGCGCGGGTCCAGCCCGGCGAGCGCCGCCAGCCACCGGTCGTCGGGGTCGTCCGCCGGCCCTGCCACGAGGACGCCGTCCCGACCGGTCGCGGGGAGGGGGGTGCGGCCCAGCGTGGCGGAGAGGAGCGCGTCGCGGGTGTCGGCGAGGGCGTCGGCCGGTGCGTCCAGCCGCCGCCAGCGGCGGTGGGTCCGGGCCAGGGCCGCCACCAGCAGGTCGTCGGCGGCGACGGGGTCGCCGGTGAGGAGCAGGGCGGTCCCGCGCAGCTCCTGCTCGTGCTCGGCCACGAAGGCGGCGAAGCCGTCCTGCCGCTGGTCCACGCCCACCCCTCCCGGCCCGCCGGTGATGGCGGCACCGTATCGGGGCGATCGTGTTCCGTCAGCAGGCGGCACACTGGCCGCTGATGTCCCCGGACCCGGATCCTGCCGTCGTCGCCCGGTTGCGTGCGGCGGGCTGCGTGTTCGCCGAGGAAGAGGCGGTGCTGCTGCTGGCCGAGGCCGCGTCGGCTGCCGAGCTCGACGGTCTGGTCGCGCGGCGGGTGTCGGGCGAGCCGCTGGAGCAGGTGCTGGGCTGGGCGGAGTTCTGCGGCCTGCGGCTCGCCGTCGAGCCGGGGGTGTTCGTGCCGCGGCAGCGCACCCGGCTGCTGGTGCGGGAGGCGGTGGCCCTCGCCGGCCCGGGGTCGGTCGTCCTGGACCTGTGCTGCGGGGTCGGCGCGGTGGGGGCGGCGGTGGCGGCCGCGGTCCCCTCGATCGAGCTGCACGCCGCCGACCTCGACCCGGCCGCCGTCCGCTGCGCGCGGCGCAACGTGCCGGGCCCGGTCCACGAGGGCGACCTGTACGGGCCGCTGCCGGACGCGCTGCGCGGCCGGGTCGACGTCCTGGTGGCCAACGCGCCGTACGTGCCCACCGAGGCGATCGCCCTGATGCCGCCGGAGGCGCGTGACCACGAGGCGCGGGCCGCGCTGGACGGCGGGGCTGACGGGCTGGACGTGCAGCGCCGGGTGGCGGCGGGGGCGCCGGACTGGCTGGCGCCCGGTGGTGCGCTGCTCATCGAGACGGGCCGGCAGCAGGCTCCCGCGACCCTGGCCGCGTGCACCGGCGCCGGGCTGACCGGCCGGGTGGTCGAGGACGACGACCTGGCAGCCACCGTGGTCGTCGCCGTCCGCGGGGCCTGAGATGCGAACGGCCCCCTCCCGGTGCGGGAGGGGGCCGTTCGCAGTTGGGGCCTCCTGCGGGGGCAGGAGGGTCCTTCGTCAGGCGGGCTCGACGCCGAAGGCGGTGGCCAGCTTCTCGATCTTGCGGGCCCGGCCGAGGCGGGGGAGGTCACTGCCGTCGCGGATGACCTGGCCGCGGGCGTCGAAGTCGGCCAGGAAGTCCCGGGCCCAGGCGACGTCCGAGGGCGCCGGGCTGATGACCTCGTTGATCACCGGGAGCTGGTCCAGCTGCAGGCACAGCTTGCCGGTGAGGCCCAGGGAGACCGTCAGCGCCGACTGCTCGCGCAGGATCGGGTGGCTGGTGCCCACCGTGGGGCCGTCGATCGGGCCGGGCAGGCCGCCGACCCGGCTGGCGATGACCAGGCGGCTGCGGGGGTAGGCCATCGCCAGGTCGTCGGCGCTGGTGCCGGTGTCGCGCCGGTAGTCACCGCTGCCGAAGGCGAGCCGGAACGCACCGCGGGCCGAGGCGATCCGCACGGCCTCCTCGATGCCCAGCGCCGACTCGACCAGCGCCAGCACCGGGGTGGCGCCACCCAGCCGGTCGTAGGTCTCGGTGACGTGCTCGGCGGCCTCGGTCTTGGCGAGCATGACGCCGGCCAGACCGGGGAGCCCGGCGAGCGCGGCGACGTCGTCGGCCCAGAAGGGGGTCGCGTGGTCGTTGATCCGCACCCACGCCCGGTTGCCGGGGGCGGAGAGCCACTCGACGACGTCGGCCCGGGCATCGGGCTTGCGGGCCGGGTCGACCGCGTCCTCGATGTCCAGCACGATCTGGTCGGCGCGCGACTGGTGCGCCTCGTCGAACAGCTCGGTGCGGGCGCCGTTGACGAGCA
The Modestobacter marinus DNA segment above includes these coding regions:
- a CDS encoding HpcH/HpaI aldolase/citrate lyase family protein gives rise to the protein MHRGRNVDPGIARSWLLVNGARTELFDEAHQSRADQIVLDIEDAVDPARKPDARADVVEWLSAPGNRAWVRINDHATPFWADDVAALAGLPGLAGVMLAKTEAAEHVTETYDRLGGATPVLALVESALGIEEAVRIASARGAFRLAFGSGDYRRDTGTSADDLAMAYPRSRLVIASRVGGLPGPIDGPTVGTSHPILREQSALTVSLGLTGKLCLQLDQLPVINEVISPAPSDVAWARDFLADFDARGQVIRDGSDLPRLGRARKIEKLATAFGVEPA
- a CDS encoding putative protein N(5)-glutamine methyltransferase, giving the protein MSPDPDPAVVARLRAAGCVFAEEEAVLLLAEAASAAELDGLVARRVSGEPLEQVLGWAEFCGLRLAVEPGVFVPRQRTRLLVREAVALAGPGSVVLDLCCGVGAVGAAVAAAVPSIELHAADLDPAAVRCARRNVPGPVHEGDLYGPLPDALRGRVDVLVANAPYVPTEAIALMPPEARDHEARAALDGGADGLDVQRRVAAGAPDWLAPGGALLIETGRQQAPATLAACTGAGLTGRVVEDDDLAATVVVAVRGA